The proteins below come from a single Gimesia alba genomic window:
- a CDS encoding VOC family protein, with the protein MKNSSFVNRELICTTLIVLAVSGLAAWAANSKTVPDAEFAKSTVDFGIVVSDLDKSLNFYKNALGLKEREPFEVTPAMGGDSGLSDNLAFKVYPLVLENDSTATNVKLMQFKDAPGKKVDNSFIHSSLGVSYLTIYVKDTTAALERAKAYGVKPIAKGPIALPEGFPKGIYLTLLRDPDGNLIELVGPKK; encoded by the coding sequence ATGAAGAATTCCAGTTTTGTCAATCGCGAGCTGATCTGTACGACTTTGATTGTATTGGCCGTGAGTGGGTTAGCTGCATGGGCCGCCAACAGCAAAACTGTACCCGATGCGGAATTTGCGAAGTCAACCGTCGATTTTGGAATCGTGGTCAGCGACTTGGATAAGTCGCTTAACTTTTATAAAAATGCATTGGGCTTAAAAGAACGTGAGCCGTTTGAGGTGACTCCGGCAATGGGAGGAGACTCAGGGCTGTCTGATAATCTGGCATTCAAGGTTTATCCGCTGGTACTGGAAAACGACAGCACCGCCACGAATGTCAAATTGATGCAGTTTAAAGACGCGCCTGGCAAGAAGGTCGATAATTCCTTTATCCACTCTTCGTTGGGAGTGAGTTATCTGACGATCTATGTGAAAGATACGACCGCCGCTTTGGAGCGGGCCAAGGCCTACGGAGTGAAACCGATTGCCAAAGGTCCGATCGCATTGCCGGAAGGATTCCCGAAAGGCATCTATCTGACGCTGTTGCGTGATCCTGACGGGAACCTGATTGAACTGGTCGGTCCCAAGAAGTAG
- the ilvD gene encoding dihydroxy-acid dehydratase codes for MSSDSQPILNRYSSRITQPRSQGASQAMLYATGMTEEDMNKAQVGISSVWYEGNSCNMHLNKLAAKVKEGVEAAGLVGLRFNTIGVSDGISMGTDGMSYSLQSRDLIADSIETVTCAQWYDANISLPGCDKNMPGCLIAMGRFNRPSLMVYGGTIAPGCLNNQKLDIVSAFQSYGEYLAGTIDDDTRKEIVQKSCPGAGACGGMYTANTMSSAIEALGMSLPYSSSIPAEHPEKLEECIRAGAAIKKLLELDLKPRDIMTREAFENAMVLTVALGGSTNAVLHMLAIARAVDVELTIDDFQAVSDRVPLLADFKPSGKYVMADLQEQGGTPAVLKYLLEKGFINGDCMTVTGKSLAENLAELPGLKEGQDIIHTVENPIKPTGHLQILKGNLAPTGAVAKITGKEGLVFKGTANVFDSEEDMLKALEENKINKGDVIIIRYEGPKGGPGMPEMLTPTSAIMGAGLGKDVALLTDGRFSGGSHGFIVGHVTPEAQDGGPIALVKTGDKVTIDAENNRMDMEVSDEELEERRKTWTAPPFKYTRGTLYKYIKNVKSASEGCVTDE; via the coding sequence ATGTCATCCGATTCTCAACCCATCTTGAACCGTTATAGTTCCCGCATCACTCAGCCCCGTTCACAAGGGGCTTCCCAGGCCATGCTGTATGCCACCGGCATGACTGAAGAAGATATGAACAAGGCCCAGGTCGGAATTTCCAGCGTCTGGTACGAAGGCAATTCCTGTAACATGCACCTCAACAAACTGGCTGCCAAAGTCAAAGAGGGTGTGGAAGCCGCCGGCCTGGTAGGCCTGCGATTTAATACGATTGGTGTGAGCGACGGAATCTCGATGGGTACCGACGGCATGTCGTACTCGCTGCAGTCCCGCGACTTGATCGCCGACAGCATTGAAACCGTCACCTGTGCTCAATGGTATGATGCTAACATCTCACTCCCCGGCTGTGATAAGAACATGCCCGGCTGCCTGATTGCTATGGGCCGCTTCAACCGTCCTTCGCTGATGGTTTATGGTGGAACGATCGCCCCCGGATGTTTGAATAATCAGAAGCTGGATATTGTCTCTGCATTCCAGTCTTACGGAGAGTATCTCGCCGGCACGATTGACGATGATACGCGTAAGGAAATCGTACAGAAAAGCTGTCCGGGTGCGGGTGCCTGCGGCGGCATGTATACCGCCAACACAATGTCGTCGGCCATTGAAGCGCTGGGTATGTCACTGCCTTACAGTTCGTCGATTCCCGCTGAGCATCCTGAAAAACTGGAAGAATGTATTCGTGCTGGAGCTGCGATCAAAAAACTTCTGGAACTCGATTTAAAACCCCGCGACATCATGACCCGCGAAGCATTTGAAAATGCGATGGTCCTGACCGTCGCACTCGGTGGTTCGACGAATGCCGTCCTGCACATGCTGGCGATTGCCCGTGCCGTCGACGTCGAACTGACCATCGACGACTTCCAGGCGGTTAGCGATCGTGTGCCATTACTGGCCGACTTCAAACCCAGCGGTAAATACGTCATGGCTGACCTGCAGGAACAGGGCGGTACGCCCGCTGTGCTCAAATATCTGCTGGAAAAAGGCTTCATCAACGGTGACTGCATGACGGTGACCGGTAAATCACTGGCAGAGAACCTGGCAGAACTTCCCGGCCTCAAAGAAGGACAGGACATCATCCACACTGTAGAAAACCCGATCAAACCAACGGGACACCTGCAGATTCTCAAAGGGAATCTGGCACCGACGGGTGCTGTTGCCAAGATTACCGGTAAAGAAGGTCTGGTCTTCAAAGGGACCGCGAATGTGTTCGATTCCGAAGAAGACATGCTCAAAGCACTGGAAGAAAACAAAATCAATAAAGGCGACGTCATCATCATCCGCTACGAAGGTCCCAAAGGCGGACCCGGCATGCCTGAGATGTTGACCCCGACCTCTGCCATCATGGGCGCCGGGTTGGGTAAAGATGTTGCCCTGTTGACCGATGGTCGTTTTTCCGGAGGTTCACACGGTTTCATCGTCGGGCACGTCACTCCCGAAGCACAGGATGGTGGGCCGATTGCTCTGGTCAAGACCGGAGACAAAGTCACCATCGACGCCGAGAACAATCGGATGGATATGGAAGTCAGCGACGAAGAACTCGAAGAACGCCGCAAAACCTGGACGGCGCCCCCGTTCAAATACACACGCGGCACGCTGTATAAATACATCAAAAACGTCAAGTCCGCCTCCGAAGGTTGTGTGACCGACGAGTAA
- a CDS encoding sigma-54 dependent transcriptional regulator, with protein MELPTLILVTHDTVLQQQILAHFKKTFHLILCNTLEDCHRHCREQTIDSVLVDLRFLISGGHQEDQLLELIQNTVPDAELIMLTEEECPEILERRAACSKILHIKGFASEAELLLEIDSCLNPDEEVVVSKSLAMNSTQSGTSGGSSMGSKLPTHLPVEPKTERNVPEPANSHAITRRFETNSHEMKLMLNELEIAAQHDVTVLLIGETGAGKTYLSRLIHDVSPRRNEPFLNVACGALPNDLIESELFGHVRGAFTSAHADKDGKFLAAGRGTILLDEIDVLGPEQQVKLLRVIETGEFEPIGSNKTHVNQARLVVASNMDLQPLVEQGKFRPDLYYRLNMLKFDVLPLRRRKADIITLANDFVRQMSTKHKIVIDRIDEEFMEALHSYPWPGNVRELENVIRRAVIYCREGVLRKENLPSHILMGQVGPTNDPSVVLGHAKNDSERLGDQVAVTEKELIEQALFKNNYSRTNTAKTLGISRVTLYNKMKKYGMNTKK; from the coding sequence ATGGAACTTCCCACACTGATTCTGGTAACACACGACACCGTGCTTCAGCAGCAGATCCTTGCTCATTTCAAAAAAACATTCCACCTGATCCTGTGTAATACCCTGGAAGATTGCCACAGGCATTGCCGCGAGCAAACCATCGATTCGGTACTCGTCGATCTACGGTTTCTGATTTCCGGCGGTCACCAGGAAGACCAGCTGCTGGAACTGATTCAGAATACCGTGCCAGATGCAGAGCTGATCATGCTGACGGAAGAAGAGTGTCCGGAAATTCTGGAACGCCGTGCCGCCTGCAGCAAGATCCTGCATATCAAAGGTTTTGCCAGTGAAGCAGAACTGCTGCTGGAAATTGATTCCTGCCTGAATCCCGATGAAGAAGTTGTGGTTTCGAAATCACTCGCTATGAACTCGACTCAAAGTGGTACATCCGGAGGATCCTCTATGGGAAGTAAACTCCCCACTCACCTGCCTGTGGAACCGAAGACAGAACGAAACGTTCCCGAGCCAGCCAATTCGCATGCCATCACTCGTCGCTTCGAAACAAACTCGCATGAGATGAAACTCATGTTGAATGAACTGGAAATTGCCGCCCAACACGATGTGACCGTATTGTTGATTGGTGAAACCGGAGCCGGTAAAACGTATCTCTCGCGATTGATTCACGATGTCTCTCCGCGTCGCAATGAACCGTTTTTGAATGTTGCCTGTGGTGCGTTGCCGAACGATTTGATTGAAAGTGAACTGTTCGGCCATGTGCGGGGTGCTTTTACGAGTGCTCATGCCGACAAAGATGGTAAATTTCTAGCGGCGGGTCGCGGGACAATTCTGCTTGACGAAATCGACGTTTTAGGACCAGAACAGCAGGTCAAACTGTTGCGAGTCATTGAAACGGGAGAGTTTGAACCGATCGGCTCGAATAAGACGCACGTCAATCAGGCCCGTCTGGTCGTCGCCAGTAACATGGATCTGCAACCTCTGGTTGAGCAAGGTAAATTCCGACCTGACCTTTACTATCGATTGAATATGCTGAAATTCGATGTGCTGCCGTTAAGAAGACGTAAAGCAGATATCATTACGCTGGCGAATGATTTCGTACGGCAGATGTCAACGAAACACAAAATCGTGATTGATCGGATTGACGAAGAATTCATGGAAGCCCTGCATTCCTACCCCTGGCCGGGCAACGTGCGTGAGCTGGAAAACGTGATCCGCCGGGCCGTCATTTACTGCCGCGAAGGTGTGTTACGGAAAGAGAATCTCCCGTCGCATATTCTGATGGGACAAGTCGGCCCGACCAATGATCCGTCGGTCGTTCTCGGTCATGCCAAAAACGATTCCGAACGTTTGGGAGACCAGGTCGCGGTCACGGAAAAAGAGTTGATTGAACAGGCTCTGTTCAAAAACAACTACAGCCGTACGAACACGGCGAAAACACTGGGCATCAGCCGCGTGACGCTGTACAACAAAATGAAGAAGTACGGTATGAATACGAAAAAATGA
- the ispD gene encoding 2-C-methyl-D-erythritol 4-phosphate cytidylyltransferase — MASFAVILAAAGKSTRFRSKGADILGAGPQKKPFMDLKGRAVWVRSAEIFSNREDVKQLIISVAEEDIEWFKQKFRPNLAFMEIEIVAGGQERADSVQNALARVKADIDYVAIHDAARPLITDKWVGEIFTAAEKHDAVIPAVRVSSTLKRADKDRQIVETVDRTDLWAAQTPQVFKRQLLLDAYAQRGDVQATDEAQLIENLGHPVKIVEGSPLNQKITTAADFRMAEALVNALPKPKGIQALHPFADEEPHGIL; from the coding sequence GTGGCGAGCTTTGCAGTGATTCTGGCAGCAGCCGGCAAAAGTACGCGGTTTCGATCGAAGGGAGCTGATATTCTGGGGGCTGGACCCCAGAAAAAACCGTTCATGGATCTGAAAGGGCGTGCGGTCTGGGTGCGGTCGGCGGAAATCTTCTCGAATCGCGAAGATGTGAAGCAGTTGATCATTTCGGTTGCGGAAGAAGATATCGAATGGTTCAAGCAGAAGTTCCGACCGAATCTGGCATTTATGGAAATCGAAATCGTGGCCGGCGGTCAGGAACGCGCTGATTCGGTTCAGAATGCCTTGGCGCGAGTCAAAGCGGACATTGATTATGTTGCCATTCACGATGCGGCCCGGCCTTTGATCACCGATAAATGGGTGGGTGAAATTTTCACTGCAGCGGAAAAACATGACGCGGTGATTCCCGCTGTCCGTGTTTCCAGTACGCTCAAACGGGCCGACAAAGACCGGCAGATTGTGGAAACGGTCGACCGCACGGATCTCTGGGCGGCTCAGACACCCCAGGTCTTCAAACGCCAGTTGTTGCTGGACGCCTATGCACAACGTGGCGATGTTCAAGCCACTGATGAAGCCCAATTGATCGAAAATCTGGGGCATCCGGTAAAAATTGTCGAAGGCTCGCCCCTTAATCAGAAGATCACGACAGCCGCCGACTTCCGGATGGCCGAAGCATTGGTGAACGCCTTGCCGAAACCAAAGGGCATTCAGGCGCTGCATCCCTTTGCCGATGAAGAGCCGCACGGAATTCTTTAA
- the hpnE gene encoding hydroxysqualene dehydroxylase HpnE gives MGAQHSEVVIIGGGLAGLACAVTLADRSIPVTLFESRPRLGGRASSFEDKQSQHLIDNCQHVSMGCCHEFNRFCETVGIADSFHREKQLYFIGPETPDSVSTEQPFKVNRFAANPLLPAPLHLLPAFGGLSYLSWQEKISLARGLKQLALTAVDKQNEPTIAAWLAKQGQTQNTIDRFWNVVLVSALSERLDRISLSHARKVFVDGFLRARNNWNVLIPTVPLEQLYGETILKRLQDQDAIVYLQTGVSRIELEDNRVIGVQLRDGRQISCERAVIAVPHQRVLELLPESFEGRDTLADIEQLEGAPITSVHLWFDREITDLPHAVFVDCLSQWMFNRSRIMQQSAEQGYYYQIVISASHDLTGQARQGRTQTNIINAVIEELSRIWPETKQAQLTHSRMVTEHQAVFSVLPGVEQRRPSQQTEVAGLYLAGDWTSTGWPATMEGAVRSGLLAAEFLLSDLGQPESLLLPPGKTSLLSKILFRL, from the coding sequence TTGGGAGCCCAACACTCAGAAGTCGTCATCATCGGAGGCGGATTGGCCGGGCTGGCTTGTGCGGTGACCCTTGCAGACCGAAGTATCCCGGTCACTCTGTTTGAATCGCGTCCCCGACTGGGCGGCAGAGCCAGCTCCTTTGAAGACAAACAGTCACAGCACCTGATCGACAACTGCCAGCACGTCAGTATGGGGTGCTGTCACGAGTTCAATCGTTTTTGTGAAACCGTCGGCATCGCCGATTCCTTCCACAGAGAAAAACAACTTTATTTCATCGGCCCTGAAACTCCCGATTCTGTCTCGACCGAGCAGCCATTTAAAGTCAACCGTTTTGCCGCAAATCCACTGCTGCCCGCACCCTTGCATTTACTGCCGGCGTTTGGTGGTCTTTCTTACTTATCCTGGCAGGAGAAAATCAGTCTGGCACGAGGCCTGAAACAACTGGCTCTGACCGCCGTCGACAAACAGAATGAACCAACGATCGCCGCCTGGCTCGCAAAACAGGGACAGACTCAAAATACCATCGACCGTTTCTGGAACGTCGTGCTCGTCAGTGCGTTGAGCGAACGGCTCGACCGCATCAGCCTTTCGCATGCCCGCAAGGTTTTTGTCGATGGCTTTCTGCGCGCCCGCAACAATTGGAACGTCTTGATTCCCACGGTACCTCTCGAACAATTGTACGGCGAGACCATCCTCAAACGGCTACAGGATCAGGATGCCATAGTCTACCTTCAAACCGGCGTGAGCCGAATCGAACTTGAGGACAACCGAGTCATCGGCGTACAGTTGCGCGACGGGCGACAAATCTCCTGCGAACGGGCTGTGATCGCGGTGCCCCATCAGAGGGTTCTGGAATTGCTGCCTGAATCATTTGAAGGGCGTGATACTTTAGCGGATATTGAACAGTTAGAGGGGGCCCCCATTACCAGCGTCCATCTCTGGTTTGATCGCGAGATTACCGACCTCCCGCACGCCGTCTTTGTGGACTGCCTGTCACAGTGGATGTTCAACCGCAGTCGCATCATGCAGCAGTCGGCAGAGCAAGGCTATTACTATCAGATCGTGATTTCCGCCAGTCATGATCTGACCGGACAAGCCAGACAGGGACGGACACAGACCAACATCATCAACGCCGTGATTGAGGAACTGAGCCGGATCTGGCCTGAAACAAAACAGGCCCAGCTGACACACAGTCGCATGGTCACCGAGCATCAGGCCGTCTTTTCCGTCTTACCCGGTGTCGAACAGCGACGCCCTTCACAACAGACCGAAGTGGCCGGTTTATACCTCGCTGGAGACTGGACTTCTACAGGCTGGCCTGCCACGATGGAAGGCGCCGTGCGGAGCGGACTACTGGCGGCTGAGTTTCTGTTGAGCGACCTGGGTCAGCCGGAATCGTTATTATTACCCCCCGGGAAAACAAGTCTTCTATCCAAAATTCTTTTCAGACTGTAA
- a CDS encoding ComF family protein, with protein MNCGVQIEQIAPLVEQACDRCGAPVGPHLDTSEGCSYCKTERFLFKRAIALGKYQGPLREIILNLKQNHGAHLGGDLGSLLFQRNRETFEKLASSLIIPVPLHWTSRLHRTHNPASIIAEALSGRLQAKYSGNILAKRKRTPAQTSLTPSNRRKNLRDAFAIRRRKRVAGQTILLVDDVMTTGSTANAATRVLLDAGAAEINVAVIARAPGL; from the coding sequence ATGAATTGTGGCGTTCAGATTGAGCAGATTGCTCCCCTGGTGGAACAGGCGTGCGACCGGTGTGGTGCTCCCGTCGGTCCTCATCTGGACACCTCTGAAGGCTGCAGTTATTGCAAAACAGAACGTTTTTTATTCAAGCGTGCAATTGCATTGGGGAAATATCAGGGGCCGTTACGCGAAATCATCTTAAATCTGAAACAAAACCATGGTGCTCATCTGGGAGGGGATCTGGGGAGTCTGCTGTTCCAGCGGAATCGGGAAACCTTCGAGAAATTAGCGTCCAGCTTGATTATTCCGGTTCCCTTGCACTGGACATCGCGTCTCCACCGGACACACAATCCGGCCAGTATCATCGCAGAGGCGCTGTCGGGCCGCTTGCAAGCAAAATACTCCGGGAATATACTCGCGAAACGAAAACGAACTCCTGCACAGACCAGTTTGACGCCCTCAAACAGGAGAAAAAATTTGCGAGACGCGTTTGCAATTCGCAGACGCAAGCGGGTGGCCGGTCAAACAATTTTACTGGTTGACGATGTCATGACGACGGGATCAACCGCCAATGCTGCGACGCGAGTGCTGCTTGATGCAGGTGCTGCTGAAATCAATGTTGCTGTAATTGCCAGAGCACCTGGTTTGTAA
- a CDS encoding potassium channel family protein, protein MNQTKQQKQSLAHFLRIIFLLVGFTIFGTVGIRLIEGSSWLNSLYMIVITATTVGYEDPVSLSDNGKIFIIFYLMFGLGIFTYSVSQLGQWIVRQQMSSVLEKRRMQKAISNLDSHYIVCGIGRMGASICEYLHEREKPFVVIDSNEEHLQLACEDKGWFHIHGDATDDFVLKSAGIEKAKALAAALPGDADNVYVVLTARMLNPEFQIIARASDDKAGEKIKHAGANRVVSPFRSGAVKIARFMIHPAVEDFVEVASKHIGGFQVADLQIHEANPYCGKKLSETDFSNKGIMIVGICRPGQEPQMPPPSTSILNAGDSIFALGSSEAVNQLMEEFNESEEVPA, encoded by the coding sequence GTGAATCAAACGAAGCAGCAAAAGCAGTCGCTGGCGCATTTTCTGCGCATCATCTTTCTGCTGGTCGGGTTTACGATATTTGGAACGGTCGGAATTCGCCTGATCGAAGGCTCTTCCTGGCTCAACAGTCTCTACATGATTGTGATCACGGCAACGACCGTCGGTTACGAAGACCCCGTCAGCCTGTCGGATAACGGCAAGATTTTTATCATCTTTTATCTCATGTTTGGTTTGGGAATTTTCACGTACAGTGTGTCCCAGCTCGGTCAGTGGATCGTTCGTCAACAAATGAGTTCAGTCCTGGAGAAACGACGAATGCAAAAAGCAATTTCAAACTTAGACAGCCATTACATCGTGTGTGGCATTGGTCGCATGGGGGCATCGATCTGTGAGTATCTTCACGAACGGGAAAAACCATTCGTCGTGATCGACAGCAATGAAGAGCACCTGCAGCTCGCCTGTGAGGACAAAGGCTGGTTCCATATTCACGGCGACGCCACCGATGACTTTGTTCTGAAAAGTGCCGGTATTGAGAAAGCAAAAGCTCTGGCTGCCGCCTTACCCGGCGACGCAGATAATGTTTACGTCGTACTCACCGCACGCATGCTGAACCCCGAATTTCAGATCATCGCCCGCGCCAGTGATGACAAAGCCGGCGAAAAAATCAAACATGCCGGCGCGAACCGCGTCGTCAGTCCGTTCCGGAGCGGTGCCGTCAAAATCGCGCGTTTCATGATTCACCCAGCCGTCGAAGATTTCGTCGAAGTCGCCAGTAAACATATCGGCGGTTTTCAGGTGGCTGATCTCCAGATTCATGAAGCCAATCCGTATTGCGGAAAAAAATTAAGTGAAACTGATTTCAGCAACAAAGGCATCATGATTGTCGGTATCTGCCGACCCGGACAGGAACCGCAAATGCCGCCCCCCAGTACTTCCATCCTGAATGCCGGCGACAGCATCTTCGCGCTCGGTTCGTCGGAAGCCGTCAATCAACTCATGGAAGAATTCAACGAATCCGAAGAAGTACCGGCATAA
- a CDS encoding putative quinol monooxygenase, with the protein MFCLNVILTLKNASDEEEIQGLLTEACRLSRTEPGCLRFDVYHSEGEPATFVLVEHWESEDAWKTHREAKAYTEIYQPQILPRVERVPYRMKLLLE; encoded by the coding sequence ATGTTTTGTCTCAATGTCATTCTCACGTTAAAAAATGCCTCCGACGAAGAGGAAATTCAGGGACTGCTGACCGAAGCCTGTCGACTCTCCCGCACCGAACCAGGCTGCCTGCGATTTGACGTCTATCACTCCGAAGGCGAACCGGCTACCTTTGTGCTGGTCGAGCACTGGGAAAGTGAAGACGCCTGGAAAACACATCGCGAAGCGAAAGCTTATACCGAAATCTACCAACCACAAATTCTGCCTCGTGTCGAACGAGTCCCTTATCGAATGAAGCTACTGCTGGAATAA
- a CDS encoding sigma-54-dependent Fis family transcriptional regulator, with protein sequence MSKTETVEWLEWKRLPLFSRYDSEASLVQMCDRLLEEATRQKSGSDFIRQFLPQLATELSCQWCTLIERTPEWETLFEFGRNAAGGFPGALCGEALDRDAAGLCADEKRADWYFMAAPLGETCPGTVLLVGGRDLTVDTLSDAVIAARVLGYALSVVEQREKNLRRVNRLETTLHIASSFSSARETQPLLELIAKEATRLLDSERSSIFIWDQEHKQVVACPALGVEGNTLRLPDDVGIVGDVIHSGETIRVDDAYNDERFDPSVDKSSGFKTHNLLCVPLKNNAGELIGAFEVMNKEKGKSDFDDDDAQSLAELGVQAATALENTRELEQLSRSRDQMTEQAKEKVQIIGKSSAIAALRSTIERLAGTDLPVLILGESGTGKEVVSQSLHYQGPRANTPFIAVNCAALPETLLESELFGHEKGAFTDAHETRAGKFELAEGGTLFLDEIGDMTLGGQAKLLRVLEQKVITRVGGSESIPINVRVVAATNAKLADAVRDKKFREDLYYRLSVVTLELPPLRDRPEDVILLAEFFLAQFCAQANRRVLKISAEAKKRLQAHLWPGNVRELRNLMERVAFLCAGDRVEVEDLAFILSPARDSVVDMSADLSLKEASRRFQQEYIRRTIKRVGGNMSETAKCLGLHRSNLYRKMGQLGMHEANEGADDED encoded by the coding sequence GTGAGTAAAACAGAGACGGTAGAGTGGTTGGAATGGAAACGGCTTCCTTTATTTTCCCGGTATGATTCTGAAGCGTCCCTGGTGCAGATGTGCGACCGGTTGTTGGAAGAAGCGACGCGGCAGAAGTCGGGCAGCGATTTTATCCGACAGTTCCTGCCCCAGCTGGCGACGGAACTCTCCTGCCAGTGGTGCACTCTGATTGAACGGACACCAGAGTGGGAAACTCTGTTTGAGTTTGGCCGTAATGCCGCCGGTGGTTTTCCCGGTGCCTTGTGTGGTGAAGCATTAGACCGTGATGCCGCGGGCCTGTGTGCCGATGAAAAACGTGCGGACTGGTATTTCATGGCGGCCCCTCTGGGAGAGACCTGCCCTGGAACCGTGTTACTGGTGGGAGGACGGGATTTAACGGTTGATACACTCAGTGATGCCGTGATAGCGGCGCGGGTGCTCGGTTATGCGCTGTCCGTTGTCGAGCAGCGGGAAAAGAATCTGCGACGGGTTAATCGTCTCGAAACCACGTTGCATATCGCATCCAGTTTTTCCTCAGCCCGTGAAACACAGCCCCTGTTAGAGTTGATCGCGAAAGAAGCCACACGCTTACTGGACAGCGAGCGATCGAGTATTTTTATCTGGGATCAGGAACACAAGCAGGTCGTCGCCTGTCCGGCGCTCGGAGTGGAAGGCAACACGCTGCGTCTGCCCGATGATGTGGGAATTGTCGGCGACGTGATTCATAGCGGCGAGACGATTCGCGTTGATGATGCTTACAATGATGAGCGGTTCGATCCCAGTGTCGATAAATCGAGTGGGTTTAAGACGCACAACCTGTTGTGTGTTCCGTTGAAAAATAATGCCGGCGAACTGATCGGCGCGTTCGAGGTGATGAATAAGGAAAAAGGGAAGTCGGACTTCGACGACGACGATGCCCAAAGCCTGGCTGAGTTGGGCGTGCAGGCAGCGACGGCGTTGGAAAACACGCGCGAACTCGAACAGCTTTCCCGCAGCCGTGATCAGATGACCGAACAGGCGAAAGAGAAGGTGCAGATCATCGGAAAGAGTTCTGCGATCGCGGCGTTACGTTCGACAATCGAACGGTTAGCCGGCACTGATTTGCCTGTGCTGATTCTGGGTGAGAGTGGAACGGGGAAAGAGGTCGTCAGCCAGTCACTGCATTATCAGGGACCGCGGGCGAATACACCGTTCATCGCGGTGAACTGTGCGGCGCTGCCGGAAACGCTGCTTGAAAGTGAACTGTTTGGTCATGAAAAGGGTGCGTTTACCGATGCTCATGAAACGCGCGCAGGCAAGTTTGAATTGGCAGAAGGCGGGACGCTGTTCCTTGACGAGATCGGTGATATGACTCTGGGAGGTCAGGCGAAGCTGTTACGCGTGCTGGAGCAGAAAGTGATTACCCGCGTGGGGGGCTCGGAAAGTATTCCAATCAACGTCCGCGTGGTGGCTGCCACGAATGCCAAGCTGGCGGATGCGGTGCGCGATAAAAAATTCCGCGAGGATTTGTACTATCGTTTGAGTGTGGTCACGCTGGAATTGCCGCCGCTACGAGATCGGCCGGAAGATGTGATTCTGCTGGCAGAGTTTTTCCTGGCTCAGTTTTGTGCCCAGGCCAACCGCCGTGTGCTGAAAATTTCCGCGGAAGCCAAAAAACGATTGCAGGCACATCTCTGGCCTGGCAACGTGCGTGAGCTTCGCAATCTGATGGAACGTGTGGCGTTTCTGTGTGCCGGCGATCGTGTGGAAGTCGAAGACCTGGCGTTCATCCTGAGTCCGGCACGTGACTCGGTCGTTGATATGTCGGCTGATCTGAGTTTGAAAGAAGCCTCCCGCCGGTTTCAACAGGAATACATTCGCCGCACGATCAAACGCGTGGGCGGCAACATGAGTGAAACCGCCAAATGCCTGGGACTGCACCGTTCGAACCTGTACCGCAAAATGGGACAGTTAGGAATGCACGAAGCGAACGAAGGTGCCGACGACGAAGATTGA